One Halichoerus grypus chromosome 1, mHalGry1.hap1.1, whole genome shotgun sequence genomic region harbors:
- the CCRL2 gene encoding C-C chemokine receptor-like 2 isoform X1: MTLNRSARLSLTGSLKMANYTSAPEDDYDVLIEDDLNSNEIERCDPYDPKILAAQVVPQLSTTVFLAGLLGSLLVVLILVKHKGLKHTEDIYLLNLAVSNLCFLLALPFWAYTATHGGVLDNPFCKILVVLYSIGLYSEAFFNILLTMHRYLVFFPVSLPATTRTTRWGMISSVLAWVLATLVILPESVFYKAQMESQTYKCFLRLPHFLLVEETSWKRFLTLKMNILGLLFPLCVFVFCYARMRKIRRSGERRSGLSKLVFAIMAVFLLMWGPYNIALFLSTFKESFSLHDCKSSYNLDRSIQILRIVAATHCCVNPLLHAFLDPTFRRHLGRLCCVHDGRPLQSREESTRDASREERDHSTEV; this comes from the exons ATGACCCTAAACCGCAGCGCCAGGCTCTCTTTGACG GGCAGCCTGAAGATGGCCAATTACACGTCAGCCCCGGAGGATGACTATGACGTCCTCATAGAGGATGACCTGAATAGCAATGAAATAGAACGATGCGACCCCTATGACCCCAAGATCCTGGCGGCCCAGGTGGTACCCCAGCTCTCCACCACCGTGTTCCTGGCTGGTCTCCTGGGCAGTCTCTTGGTTGTGCTTATCCTGGTGAAACATAAAGGACTCAAGCACACGGAAGATATCTATCTCCTGAACTTGGCAGTTTCGAATTTGTGTTTCTTGCTGGCCCTGCCATTCTGGGCCTACACTGCGACACACGGGGGGGTTCTCGACAACCCCTTCTGTAAAATTCTAGTGGTCCTGTACTCCATAGGCCTATACAGCGAGGCATTTTTCAACATCCTCCTGACCATGCACAGGTACCTGGTGTTTTTCCCCGTGAGCCTTCCCGCAACCACCAGGACGACACGCTGGGGCATGATCTCAAGTGTTCTGGCATGGGTCCTAGCCACTCTGGTCATTTTGCCCGAATCCGTGTTTTATAAAGCTCAGATGGAAAGCCAGACATACAAGTGCTTCTTGAGACTACCTCACTTCCTGCTGGTGGAGGAGACATCCTGGAAGCGTTTTCTGACCTTAAAGATGAACATTTTGGGACTTCTTTTTCCACTGTGCGTTTTTGTCTTTTGCTACGCGCGAATGAGAAAAATACGAAGGTCTGGGGAGAGGAGGTCTGGCCTTTCTAAGCTGGTTTTTGCCATTATGGCTGTTTTCCTTCTGATGTGGGGACCTTACAACATTGCACTTTTCCTGTCCACTTTCAAGGAATCTTTCTCCCTGCACGACTGCAAGAGCAGCTACAACCTGGACAGGAGCATTCAGATCCTGAGAATTGTCGCAGCCACCCACTGCTGCGTCAACCCCCTCCTCCATGCGTTCCTTGACCCCACATTCAGAAGACACCTTGGCCGCCTTTGCTGTGTGCACGATGGCCGCCCGCTTCAGTCCAGAGAGGAATCTACACGAGATGCCTCCAGGGAAGAACGTGACCATTCCACCGAAGTGTAA
- the CCRL2 gene encoding C-C chemokine receptor-like 2 isoform X3: MANYTSAPEDDYDVLIEDDLNSNEIERCDPYDPKILAAQVVPQLSTTVFLAGLLGSLLVVLILVKHKGLKHTEDIYLLNLAVSNLCFLLALPFWAYTATHGGVLDNPFCKILVVLYSIGLYSEAFFNILLTMHRYLVFFPVSLPATTRTTRWGMISSVLAWVLATLVILPESVFYKAQMESQTYKCFLRLPHFLLVEETSWKRFLTLKMNILGLLFPLCVFVFCYARMRKIRRSGERRSGLSKLVFAIMAVFLLMWGPYNIALFLSTFKESFSLHDCKSSYNLDRSIQILRIVAATHCCVNPLLHAFLDPTFRRHLGRLCCVHDGRPLQSREESTRDASREERDHSTEV; this comes from the coding sequence ATGGCCAATTACACGTCAGCCCCGGAGGATGACTATGACGTCCTCATAGAGGATGACCTGAATAGCAATGAAATAGAACGATGCGACCCCTATGACCCCAAGATCCTGGCGGCCCAGGTGGTACCCCAGCTCTCCACCACCGTGTTCCTGGCTGGTCTCCTGGGCAGTCTCTTGGTTGTGCTTATCCTGGTGAAACATAAAGGACTCAAGCACACGGAAGATATCTATCTCCTGAACTTGGCAGTTTCGAATTTGTGTTTCTTGCTGGCCCTGCCATTCTGGGCCTACACTGCGACACACGGGGGGGTTCTCGACAACCCCTTCTGTAAAATTCTAGTGGTCCTGTACTCCATAGGCCTATACAGCGAGGCATTTTTCAACATCCTCCTGACCATGCACAGGTACCTGGTGTTTTTCCCCGTGAGCCTTCCCGCAACCACCAGGACGACACGCTGGGGCATGATCTCAAGTGTTCTGGCATGGGTCCTAGCCACTCTGGTCATTTTGCCCGAATCCGTGTTTTATAAAGCTCAGATGGAAAGCCAGACATACAAGTGCTTCTTGAGACTACCTCACTTCCTGCTGGTGGAGGAGACATCCTGGAAGCGTTTTCTGACCTTAAAGATGAACATTTTGGGACTTCTTTTTCCACTGTGCGTTTTTGTCTTTTGCTACGCGCGAATGAGAAAAATACGAAGGTCTGGGGAGAGGAGGTCTGGCCTTTCTAAGCTGGTTTTTGCCATTATGGCTGTTTTCCTTCTGATGTGGGGACCTTACAACATTGCACTTTTCCTGTCCACTTTCAAGGAATCTTTCTCCCTGCACGACTGCAAGAGCAGCTACAACCTGGACAGGAGCATTCAGATCCTGAGAATTGTCGCAGCCACCCACTGCTGCGTCAACCCCCTCCTCCATGCGTTCCTTGACCCCACATTCAGAAGACACCTTGGCCGCCTTTGCTGTGTGCACGATGGCCGCCCGCTTCAGTCCAGAGAGGAATCTACACGAGATGCCTCCAGGGAAGAACGTGACCATTCCACCGAAGTGTAA
- the CCRL2 gene encoding C-C chemokine receptor-like 2 isoform X2: MSPQGSLKMANYTSAPEDDYDVLIEDDLNSNEIERCDPYDPKILAAQVVPQLSTTVFLAGLLGSLLVVLILVKHKGLKHTEDIYLLNLAVSNLCFLLALPFWAYTATHGGVLDNPFCKILVVLYSIGLYSEAFFNILLTMHRYLVFFPVSLPATTRTTRWGMISSVLAWVLATLVILPESVFYKAQMESQTYKCFLRLPHFLLVEETSWKRFLTLKMNILGLLFPLCVFVFCYARMRKIRRSGERRSGLSKLVFAIMAVFLLMWGPYNIALFLSTFKESFSLHDCKSSYNLDRSIQILRIVAATHCCVNPLLHAFLDPTFRRHLGRLCCVHDGRPLQSREESTRDASREERDHSTEV, encoded by the coding sequence ATGTCTCCACAGGGCAGCCTGAAGATGGCCAATTACACGTCAGCCCCGGAGGATGACTATGACGTCCTCATAGAGGATGACCTGAATAGCAATGAAATAGAACGATGCGACCCCTATGACCCCAAGATCCTGGCGGCCCAGGTGGTACCCCAGCTCTCCACCACCGTGTTCCTGGCTGGTCTCCTGGGCAGTCTCTTGGTTGTGCTTATCCTGGTGAAACATAAAGGACTCAAGCACACGGAAGATATCTATCTCCTGAACTTGGCAGTTTCGAATTTGTGTTTCTTGCTGGCCCTGCCATTCTGGGCCTACACTGCGACACACGGGGGGGTTCTCGACAACCCCTTCTGTAAAATTCTAGTGGTCCTGTACTCCATAGGCCTATACAGCGAGGCATTTTTCAACATCCTCCTGACCATGCACAGGTACCTGGTGTTTTTCCCCGTGAGCCTTCCCGCAACCACCAGGACGACACGCTGGGGCATGATCTCAAGTGTTCTGGCATGGGTCCTAGCCACTCTGGTCATTTTGCCCGAATCCGTGTTTTATAAAGCTCAGATGGAAAGCCAGACATACAAGTGCTTCTTGAGACTACCTCACTTCCTGCTGGTGGAGGAGACATCCTGGAAGCGTTTTCTGACCTTAAAGATGAACATTTTGGGACTTCTTTTTCCACTGTGCGTTTTTGTCTTTTGCTACGCGCGAATGAGAAAAATACGAAGGTCTGGGGAGAGGAGGTCTGGCCTTTCTAAGCTGGTTTTTGCCATTATGGCTGTTTTCCTTCTGATGTGGGGACCTTACAACATTGCACTTTTCCTGTCCACTTTCAAGGAATCTTTCTCCCTGCACGACTGCAAGAGCAGCTACAACCTGGACAGGAGCATTCAGATCCTGAGAATTGTCGCAGCCACCCACTGCTGCGTCAACCCCCTCCTCCATGCGTTCCTTGACCCCACATTCAGAAGACACCTTGGCCGCCTTTGCTGTGTGCACGATGGCCGCCCGCTTCAGTCCAGAGAGGAATCTACACGAGATGCCTCCAGGGAAGAACGTGACCATTCCACCGAAGTGTAA
- the CCR5 gene encoding C-C chemokine receptor type 5 isoform X1, with product MLPICLICTAQLVRGAETSVPLREPSWSSKMNYQTSTPYYDIDYGTSEPCQKTNVRQIAAGLLPPLYSLVFIFGFVGNMLVVLILINCKRLKSMTDIYLLNLAISDLLFLFTIPFWAHYAADQWVFGNRMCQLLTGLYYIGFFTGIFFIILLTIDRYLAIVHAVFAVKARTVTFGVVTSGVTWVVAVFASLPGIIFTRSQKEGSRFTCSPHFPPSQYRFWKNFLTLKMSILGLVLPLLVMVICYSAILKTLLRCRNEKKRHKAVRLIFVIMIVYFLFWAPYNIVLLLSTFQESFGLNNCSSSNRLDQAMQVTETLGMTHCCINPIIYAFVGEKFRNYLLQFFRKHIARRFCKRCPVFLGDVSDRASSVYTRSTGEQEISVGL from the exons ATGCTGCCTATATGTTTGATTTGCACAGCTCAGCTGGTCAGAGGAGCTGAGACATCCGTCCCCCTACGAGAACCCTCCTG GTCGAGCAAAATGAATTATCAAACGTCGACTCCATACTATGACATTGATTATGGGACATCAGAGCCCTGTCAGAAGACCAACGTGAGACAGATCGCAGCCGGGCTCCTGCCTCCGCTCTACTCGCTGGTGTTCATCTTCGGCTTCGTGGGCAACATGCTGGTCGTCCTCATCCTCATCAACTGCAAAAGGCTGAAGAGCATGACGGACATCTACCTGCTCAATTTGGCCATCTCCGACCTGCTCTTCCTTTTCACCATCCCGTTCTGGGCCCACTACGCTGCAGACCAGTGGGTCTTTGGAAATAGGATGTGTCAGCTTTTGACAGGGCTCTATTATATAGGCTTCTTCACTGGCATCTTCTTCATCATCCTCCTGACCATCGACAGGTACCTGGCGATTGTCCACGCGGTGTTTGCCGTAAAGGCCCGGACGGTCACCTTTGGGGTGGTGACAAGcggggtcacctgggtggtggCTGTGTTCGCCTCCCTCCCTGGGATCATCTTCACAAGATCCCAAAAAGAGGGGTCTCGCTTTACTTGCAGCCCCCACTTCCCACCCAGTCAGTACCGTTTCTGGAAGAACTTCCTGACGTTGAAGATGAGCATCTTGGGCCTGGTCCTGCCCCTGCTTGTCATGGTCATCTGCTACTCGGCCATCCTCAAGACTCTGCTCCGGTGCCGAAACGAAAAGAAGAGGCACAAGGCCGTGAGGCTCATTTTTGTGATCATGattgtttactttcttttctggGCTCCCTACAACATCGTGCTTCTCCTGAGCACCTTCCAGGAGTCCTTCGGCCTGAACAATTGCAGCAGCTCCAACAGGCTAGACCAAGCCATGCAGGTGACGGAGACGCTTGGGATGACACACTGTTGCATCAACCCCATCATCTACGCCTTCGTTGGGGAGAAGTTCAGAAACTACCTCTTGCAGTTTTTCCGAAAGCACATCGCCAGACGCTTCTGCAAACGCTGCCCCGTCTTCCTGGGAGATGTCTCCGACAGAGCAAGCTCGGTTTACACTCGATCCACTGGGGAGCAGGAGATCTCTGTCGGCTTATGA
- the CCR5 gene encoding C-C chemokine receptor type 5 isoform X2, with translation MNYQTSTPYYDIDYGTSEPCQKTNVRQIAAGLLPPLYSLVFIFGFVGNMLVVLILINCKRLKSMTDIYLLNLAISDLLFLFTIPFWAHYAADQWVFGNRMCQLLTGLYYIGFFTGIFFIILLTIDRYLAIVHAVFAVKARTVTFGVVTSGVTWVVAVFASLPGIIFTRSQKEGSRFTCSPHFPPSQYRFWKNFLTLKMSILGLVLPLLVMVICYSAILKTLLRCRNEKKRHKAVRLIFVIMIVYFLFWAPYNIVLLLSTFQESFGLNNCSSSNRLDQAMQVTETLGMTHCCINPIIYAFVGEKFRNYLLQFFRKHIARRFCKRCPVFLGDVSDRASSVYTRSTGEQEISVGL, from the coding sequence ATGAATTATCAAACGTCGACTCCATACTATGACATTGATTATGGGACATCAGAGCCCTGTCAGAAGACCAACGTGAGACAGATCGCAGCCGGGCTCCTGCCTCCGCTCTACTCGCTGGTGTTCATCTTCGGCTTCGTGGGCAACATGCTGGTCGTCCTCATCCTCATCAACTGCAAAAGGCTGAAGAGCATGACGGACATCTACCTGCTCAATTTGGCCATCTCCGACCTGCTCTTCCTTTTCACCATCCCGTTCTGGGCCCACTACGCTGCAGACCAGTGGGTCTTTGGAAATAGGATGTGTCAGCTTTTGACAGGGCTCTATTATATAGGCTTCTTCACTGGCATCTTCTTCATCATCCTCCTGACCATCGACAGGTACCTGGCGATTGTCCACGCGGTGTTTGCCGTAAAGGCCCGGACGGTCACCTTTGGGGTGGTGACAAGcggggtcacctgggtggtggCTGTGTTCGCCTCCCTCCCTGGGATCATCTTCACAAGATCCCAAAAAGAGGGGTCTCGCTTTACTTGCAGCCCCCACTTCCCACCCAGTCAGTACCGTTTCTGGAAGAACTTCCTGACGTTGAAGATGAGCATCTTGGGCCTGGTCCTGCCCCTGCTTGTCATGGTCATCTGCTACTCGGCCATCCTCAAGACTCTGCTCCGGTGCCGAAACGAAAAGAAGAGGCACAAGGCCGTGAGGCTCATTTTTGTGATCATGattgtttactttcttttctggGCTCCCTACAACATCGTGCTTCTCCTGAGCACCTTCCAGGAGTCCTTCGGCCTGAACAATTGCAGCAGCTCCAACAGGCTAGACCAAGCCATGCAGGTGACGGAGACGCTTGGGATGACACACTGTTGCATCAACCCCATCATCTACGCCTTCGTTGGGGAGAAGTTCAGAAACTACCTCTTGCAGTTTTTCCGAAAGCACATCGCCAGACGCTTCTGCAAACGCTGCCCCGTCTTCCTGGGAGATGTCTCCGACAGAGCAAGCTCGGTTTACACTCGATCCACTGGGGAGCAGGAGATCTCTGTCGGCTTATGA
- the CCR2 gene encoding C-C chemokine receptor type 2, which produces MGENGTFPQASHNMLSTLHSLFTTNIQGSDEEPTTIYDYEYSAPCQKANVKQIAARLLPPLYSLVFIFGFVGNMLVVLILINCKKLKSMTDIYLLNLAISDLLFLLTIPFWAHYAVHGWLLGEVMCKSFTGLYHVGYFGGNFFIILLTIDRYLAIVHAVFALKARTVTFGVLTSGVTWVVSMFASLPGIIFARVEKEEDFMSCSSHFPKTWKSFHTIMRSILGLVLPLLVMVICYSAILKTLLRCRNEKKRHKAVRLIFVIMIVYFLFWAPNNIVLLLVTFQESFNVSNCQSTSQLDQIMQVTETLGMTHCCVNPIIYAFVGEKFRRYLSTFFRKHIAKHLCKQCPIFYGETADRVSSTYTPSTGEQEVSVGL; this is translated from the coding sequence ATGGGTGAGAATGGCACGTTTCCCCAGGCCAGCCACAACATGCTGTCCACATTGCATTCTCTGTTTACAACCAACATCCAGGGCAGCGATGAAGAACCCACCACCATTTATGACTATGAATACAGCGCGCCCTGTCAGAAGGCCAACGTGAAGCAAATCGCAGCCAGGCTCCTGCCTCCGCTCTACTCGCTGGTGTTCATCTTCGGCTTCGTGGGCAACATGCTGGTCGTCCTCATCCTCATCAACTGCAAGAAGCTGAAGAGCATGACGGACATCTACCTGCTCAATTTGGCCATCTCCGACCTGCTCTTCCTTCTCACCATCCCGTTCTGGGCCCACTACGCCGTACACGGGTGGCTCTTGGGGGAGGTGATGTGTAAGTCATTCACCGGGCTGTATCACGTTGGGTATTTTGGCGGAAACTTCTTCATCATCCTCCTGACCATCGACAGGTACCTGGCGATCGTCCACGCCGTGTTTGCATTAAAGGCCAGGACAGTCACCTTTGGGGTGTTGACAAGcggggtcacctgggtggtgtCCATGTTCGCCTCTCTCCCCGGGATCATCTTCGCGAgagtggaaaaggaagaagatttTATGTCCTGCAGTTCTCACTTCCCAAAAACATGGAAGAGTTTCCATACAATAATGAGGAGCATCTTGGGCCTGGTCCTGCCCCTGCTTGTCATGGTCATCTGCTATTCGGCCATCCTCAAGACCCTGCTCCGGTGCCGAAACGAAAAGAAGAGGCACAAGGCCGTGAGGCTCATTTTCGTGATCATGattgtttactttcttttctggGCTCCCAACAACATCGTGCTTCTCCTGGTCACCTTCCAGGAGTCCTTTAACGTGAGCAACTGTCAGAGCACCAGTCAGCTGGACCAGATCATGCAGGTGACGGAGACCCTTGGGATGACACACTGTTGCGTCAACCCCATCATCTACGCCTTCGTCGGGGAGAAGTTCAGAAGGTATCTCTCCACATTCTTCCGAAAGCACATCGCCAAACACCTCTGCAAACAGTGCCCAATCTTCTATGGGGAGACCGCGGATCGAGTGAGTTCCACATACACACCTTCCACAGGGGAGCAGGAGGTCTCAGTTGGCTTGTAA